Below is a window of Camelina sativa cultivar DH55 chromosome 11, Cs, whole genome shotgun sequence DNA.
GTTGCTTGAAGAGGAACCACAACACGACCTCTCACACAACTTAGTCAGACATGTTTCGAATCATTCTCATGAGCAGGATGCTAATATTGCATCTCCTAGAGATGTCCATGAGAAAGAGGGATTGCCTGAAAGTGTCTCAATCGATTGCAGAGAGAatcaaagttgttcatctcctGAACACTCTCAGAATCAGACAGTTGAAACTAATCTTGATGCTACATTTCCTGGATGTAGCCAAGGGGAAAAGGTTCTCAAAAGTGTCTCAACTACTGGTTGTGAGCAGAAACTATCACCTCCCGGTTATCGTCAAGAAGAAACAGATCCAGACGCTTACCTTGACCCTGGATTATCACTTGCTAAGATGCAGAGATCAAGGTCACGTCAGAAAGCTTTGGAGCTTCGTAGTAGTGCCAAAGCGTCGAAAAGCCGTTCAAAAAGTAGAAGTGATCTCAAATCTTCTCAGGATGGAAACATAGGCTTTGGGATTGCTTCTTTAAGGTCTGACAGTGTTAGTGAGATAAAGTTATTTAAGCATGATGAGAATGATGAAGGGTGTCGAGACGAAGTAGAGAACAGTAATTCTCAAGATAAAGGAGGGGATCAGTGTATTAAAACTAGTTTAACTACAGAGTCTTTTACCTTGCATCAGAAAGTGGATTCGGTGAAAAAATCTTCGAGCGGGGATGCTTATGCTTCCAGTGTACCAGAATCTCTACTCGAGTCTGGTCATGTAAATGACATTGACATATTACAGTGCAATGAGACAACTAATGAAGTGTCTGCCGAAGTAGATGAGCAAGTAGATGATCCCAAAAGCAGAACTTGCAATGAAACAGCTTATCTCGATGGAAGTACTGAGCAAGTGGATGATCCCAAGAGCAGAACTTGCAATGAAACAGCTTATCTCGAtggaagtacaagatctaaaagcTCAAGCCAAGATAGCGCCAAGGAGAAACATCAAAAATCAAGCAAGTCCGTTTCTGGTAACTTTCAGACAAGATATTCGAATCCCGCTCACTGGGCCGATCATGAAGTAGAATTACCTCAAGCAATACCTATGGCTAATGAACTTTCTATGATGACAGATGCTGGAACGAGCATCTTTCAGTGTGAAATCATTGCAAGATCCAGAAGTAATGCTCGGGAAGATAGATCCAAGACCGAGCATTCAGGCTCTCTATCTTCTGCAATTGATGTGGAGCCAAGAGATTCAATTTCAATACTGCACGGTAGCCATGCAAAAGATTCACTGGATCCCTCTACTGTTGATGTGGAAGGTTTAATAGTTGAAAATATAACTAGCAATGGTCAATCAGAAGAAAAGGGTGAATGTGTTGACACAAACAGATGTTCAAGTGCTGAAAGGGTAAGCCAAACTGGCATCTCCCCAGATGAGACCTTTTGTGCGGGTGCAATCCAAGGTTCTATGTCCAAGACCGAGCTTTTGGGCTTTTTTGAGTCCCTTTCAGTTGAACTGCAGTCGGGAGACTCCGTAATGCACTCAGACGATGAAAGTGTATCTTTGAAGCCCACTGCTGTTATTGGTGAAGGTTCATTAGTGGAGGAAGATAACAATGGTGTACCGATTGAAATTAGCAGTATTTCAAATTCTAGAAGTTCAAACCAAACTGACATCACGGTAGTTGAGCCATTGGTGGTTGAATCTATTCTTCAGGAAAGCGGTACGCCGGAAAACTTGATTGACCATTCTAAAAGATGTGATATTAGTTGTGGGTCCAAAGAAGTGCTGCCACTGGGTTCAGTGACAAATGCTGGGAGTAGCCAATCCCATGAAAGAATTAGTAGGCCAAGATGCTCAGCCATAGAAGAGGAATCAGCAAATGAATATAAGGCTCTTTCTGTTGGCTCTTATCATAAATCGGCTGACAAACAGCTTGAAGTTAGAGAAGGAAATTCATCGCTGAGAACCCCTGATCGCCCTGTTTTTGTGAAGCCTGCATCAACCCATTTTGATGATAATGAAGAATGCTATTTCGATGAGGTTCCAgtgaaaattcaagaaaaatcaATGATGAAGAAGGTCCCCACCCCAGCATCCGCTGTAAAGGTGTTTGATCTCCCATCTCTCACTGCTTTTGGAGTAAATCTCTCGGCAGACAATGAAATGGATGACATTGAGGAGCACAGTGGGTTAAAAATAGAAATGGCACAAGAAATGGAATCGCATGCAAGGCACTCTGGCTTAAAAGTAGGAGAGGATGAACCTGCAGAGTCAAATACATTTACTGGCCATATAGGTGCATCGAGAAAGAGAGCCCAACATGAAACATCCTATGAAAAAGGTGTTCCCCCAATTACAGGAGATGAAAAATGTacagaaacagaagattctcATGATCCAGGATGCTCGATTCAGGAATTTTTCTGCTCTAGTTCCTCCATTGGGGGATCCATGCGGCAGAATAAGCGGAGAAGAACCCTGGAAAAAACAACTAGTAGAGTGCTTTCGCCAAGCCCAGGGGTGAATATTCTTTCCCTATGTCTTGGGACAGCTCCATATATGAGAATCTTGAACTGCTCCTTCCTTCCAAATGTAATTAAGATGCTTTTTAAATCGTGGGATTTTATATTTTGCAGGGAGACAATCTCGAGTTAGATTCTGTTAGGGAAACAGTACATCATCGGGAGGAAGTTGCATGTCACAACCTGGATAACTATGACGTTGAGTTACAGAAGATGATTGGATCTGCATCTTCAGATCACTATGGTGTTGAGTTACAAAAGATGATTGGATATGCATCTTCAGCTGAGTTACGATTTGATGAGGTATATGCACTATTTCTCTGTCCTCGTAAATTTAATGTCTTTTAAATAGTAATCCCTTTTccttgaaaaataatattggtTCCATAATAATTTCGAAATAGTTCAAAAATAATTCCAGAATAGTTTCTCTTGTACTGTATGATGTGCAATTAACCGGAAAATGGATCTTTACAGAGTTACTTATTCAAGGAAGCTGCATTGATGAGTCCTGCCTCACTTTCCTTCAGACCAGAACAGCTAAGTGTACAGAGGAGTCAAATTGCTCCGGATCACGGAGTTAGATCAGAAAATATTCACTTTTTGCCATTTGCTGGAGAAACCTCACATGGATTAGCTAGTTGCATTGTTCGCGATTCAGATGGTTCTCCTTGTATACCACCCTTGGGTTTGATAAGCTCAGACGATGGAAGCCCCCCTGTTTTGGAGGgatttttaattcaaacggATGATGAAAATCGAAGCGGCTCCAAAAACCAGTTGAATCATGACAATTTCCAACTTCCAAAAACTACAGCAGAAAGTGCAGCcatgatagagcagatttgcaAGTCTGCTTGCAGGACCACTCCGTCATTACATCTGGCTAAGACATTTAAGTACGATGGAAAACTAGAGTTGGATCAGTCCGTCTCAACTGAGCTGTTTGATGGCATGTTTTTCAGTCAGAAACTCGAGGGTAGCTCTGTCTTTGATAACTTAGGGATTAACCATGATTATACAGAAAGATCGTACACTGACTCTCTGCCTCTTTCTGGTGCTGGCTCATCTGCTGAGGCTAGGAATCCTTGCACGTCACCGACTGAGAAGTTGTGGTATAGAAGTTTGCAGAAGTCTTCCAGTTCAGAGAAACGAAGCAGTCAGACACCAGACCTACCTTGCATTAGCGAAGAGAATGAGAACGTAGAAGAGGAAGCTGAGAACTTATGCACAAACACTCCAAAGTCTATGAGGTCAGAGAAGCAAAGAAGTTCAATTCTGGAACTTCCTTGCATAgctgaagaaaatgaaaacatggAAGAGATATCTGAAGCTGTCAATGAAGCATCTGGTTCTGAAAGGGAGAATGTCTCTGCCGAAATGAAACCTCTTGGTGATGTTAATGAAGAAGACCCTATGAAGTTTCTTCCACTTGTTTCTGAAGCCAAGATTCTTGTTGATCGACAGAGTCTAGACTCTGTCAATACTGCATTCAGCTTTTCCGCTAAGTGCAACAGTGTCAAAAGTAAAGTGGGAAAGCAGAGTAACCGAAGGTTCACGGGTAAAGGTAAAGAGAACCAAAGTGGAGCAGGTGCTAAAAGAAATGTTAAACCACCTAGTAGCAGGATTAGTAAGCCTAAGTTGTCTTGTAACTCGAGTTTGGCAACTGTAGGTCCCCGGTTACCAGAAAAAGAACCTAGGCACAACAACATTGTCTCCAACATCACTTCGTTCGTTCCACTTGTGCAGCAGCAAAAACCAGCACCTGCACTAATTACAGGTAATTCTCTTTCCAGTATGAAGCTTTTGAAATTTCCAATAAATTGAAGGTATCATTTTACTACCTTCTTGCGCTACTTATTCACCTGATTTGACCCTATCTACGTTTCCCCCAGGCAAGAGGGATGTCAAAGTAAAGGCCCTGGAGGCTGCTGAGGCTTCAAAACGGATTGCTGAACAGAAAGAGATTGATCGTAAGCTGAAAAAGGAAGCTATGAAGCTTGAAAGGGCTAGACAGGAACAGGAAAATCTGAGAAAGCAGGagatagagaagaaaaagaaagaagatgatcgaAAGAAAAAGGAGGCGGAAATGGCTTGGAAGCAagagatggaaaagaaaaagaaagaagaagagcggAAGAGAAAGGAGTTTGAGATGGCTGATAGGAAAAGGCAGAGGGAAGTAGAAGACAAAAAGGTGAAGGAAGCTAAAAGACAACGCATTGCAGAAATTCAGAGACAACAAAGAGAGGCTGATGAAAAACTACAAGCTGAAAAAGAATTAATAAGACAAGCTATGGTAAAGACCCTACTccactttttctgtttttcaaaGCTTTGTTTAGCTATTGTGATGTTGGAGATTTtgctaaattaaaaataacgaCATTTTTAGGATGCGAGGATAAAAGCACAGAAAGAACTCAAAGAAGACCAAAATAATGCAGAGAAAACCCGAGGACAAGCGAATACTAGGATCCCTGAAGTGAGATCAAAGAGTAATTCCAGTGACGATACCAATAATTTAAGAAGCTCCAGGGATAATTATTTCAAGGTACAAGTCTCTCATCTTTGCTAGACACTTAAGAGATGAAATCACTTCTAATAAATAACAATTGTTGTGCTTATAGGTGATAAGCAATCCAGGGAAAATGTCTGAAGAACCCAACATGGGATTTGAAGAAATGGGAGAGTCGTACGACATCTCTCCATACAAATGCTCAGAcgacgaagaggaagaggaagacgacAATGACGCCatgtcaaacaaaaaattcGTTCCTACTTGGGCCaggttttgtttctgaattgCTCTCTCGTTCGTTAATGTTCATTTCTCACTAGTCATTTACCATTTGTGTTTACCCCAACGCTTCTTATTCTTACAGTAAGAGCAATGTCACGCTCGCTGTCATTCCCCAACAAAACCTTGATCCTCAAATTACTTTCCCTGTAAAACGAAAATGCGATATAAGCGAAGGTAAGATCTCTCGATTAcactttataaaaataaagtttcataCTAGTTTTCGCCATACTTATggataagtttttgttttgcatctccCAGTTCTTTTGCCTCCAAGGTTCCAATCAAGATAGCATAAACTACGAGAAGCCAAAGGTCAGATTTACAGTGACATTAAAACTTAGAACCACCACAAACAAAGTAAGTATCAATGTGTTTATAGTTTCGTATCTTTTGCTGGAAATGAGGAACATAAACATTAGTAGCCTTGAAGCTTAAAAATTAGTTTGTGaattctctgtctctctttacTTATTGTAGCAAGGTATCATACTATAAAAATCGAATCTCTCAAGgtttcttttttgctttcttatgTATGTAACAGTGAATGGGTaatgtaataattaatttagtcATCCCAATTGATGCTCATGTTCATACATAACGGCTAGTTTAATATTATAAGGTTctgttcttgattcttcttAGTGGAAAGAAGAGCCAGGCGCTGAAAGCAagagatttgttctttttcaatatAACCAAATTCTCACTACAACTTCCCTTTTTATAAATATCGATTTCgttaaaataacttttttggATCATGATcgcttaattatatttaattactgTCGAGTTTGGGGCCTAAATAAAGTAGTCGCAACTCACAATTGTAGACTACGATTTGGGTTTTTAAGACTCTTAGCACTCACTCACAGTTGCATAAGCACAACGGATATGTTTACTGATGAATAGAGTTTTTGTTAAGTAAACATAAACACTTATATTAATACTATTATGTATTGTGAGAGCTACGTAGTAAACACAGTCAACACGAGTCGGTGAGTCAAATTGAGTTATTGAAAATAGactgataaaataataaatgaagtAAAAGCTAATCAATACACATTATTCTATTTCACGTGGTGGCGCTATATAGAATACAGCAGAGATGCCCATTTAAAACGGTCAGTTTAGAATTCTGCGTCCCATGTAAAACCAGACCCCACCCGACCCGCTCCTAAAACACTTTTGTTCCCACTCTTAAAACGCCGCCGTATCATCACAAACCTTTTAATAACCGTTGCTAcaatcaaattacaaaaataccCTCACTTCTTCATCATAATCCAATTCGAATCCATTTTTCCCACCACAGTAATAAcaaaatctctctcttctcttctctctctaatgtCTCTTTCAAGAAAgcttcttgttctcttcttcacATGGATAACAGCACTATCCATGTCGAATCAAGTCTTCGTATCATCCGAAAACGTGAACTTCGCATTCAAATCATTCACGATCCGTAACCTCACTTTCCTCGGCGACTCGCATCTCCGAAACGGCGTCGTGGGACTCACGAGGGAGCTGGGCGTTCCCGATACAAGCTCCGGTACTGTGATCTACAACGCTCCGATCCGTTTCTACGATCCTGAATCGAACACCACGGCGTCTTTCTCTACCCACTTCTCCTTCTCGGTTCAAAACCTAAACCCGGTTCCGACCTCCGCCGGAGACGGGCTCGCTTTCTTCCTCTCTCACGACAACGATACTCTCGGTAGTCCCGGTGGTTACTTGGGTTTGGTTAACTCCTCTCAGCCGATGAAGAACCGGTTCGTCGCTATCGAATTCGATACGAAACTCGATCCTCACTTCAACGATCTTAGCGGTAACCACGTTGGTTTGGATGTTGATAGTTTGAACTCAATCGCGAGTTCGGATCCTCCTTCGATTGATCTCAAATCTGGCAAATCGATCACTTCTTGGATCGATTACAAGAACGATTTGAGTTTGTTGAACGTGTTCTTGAGCTATACTGATCCTGTTTCCACAACTAAGAAGCCAGAGAATCCTCTTTTATCTGCTAAGATCGATCTTTCTCCGTTCTTGAACGGTGAGATGTACGTTGGATTCTCAGGTTCAACAGAAGGAAGCACTGAGGTTCATCTGATTGAGAATTGGAGTTTCAAGACTTCTGGGTTTCTTCCGGTGAGGTCTAACTCTAATCATCTACACAACGTTTCTGATAGTTCTGTGGTGAATGGTCCTGTGGTTATACCgagtaagaagaagaggaagggaAGACACAATCTTGCTATTGGACTTGGTATTTCTTGTCCGGTGTTGATCTGTTTAGCTCTCTTGGTGTTTGGGTACTTCACTTTGAAGAGATGGAAGAGTGTGAAAGCAGAGAAGGAGCTTAAGAGTGAGCAAATCACTGGTTTAAGAGAGTTTAGTTACAGAGAGCTTTACGCTGCTACAAAAGGGTTTCATTCGAGTAGAGTCATTGGGAGAGGAGCGTTTGGGAATGTTTACAGAGCCTTGTTTGTTTCATCTGGGACGATCTCTGCTGTGAAAAGATCGATACGTAACTCAACTGAAGGCAAAACAGAGTTTTTGGCAGAGCTATCCATCATTGCTTGCTTGCGACACAAGAATCTTGTTCAGTTGCAGGGTTGGTGTAACGAGAAAGGTGAGTTGCTTCTCGTCTATGATTTTATGCCTAATGGGAGTCTTGATAAGATTCTGTATCAGGAATCAGAAACAGGAGCTGTGGTTCTTGACTGGTCACATAGGTTGAACATAGCTATTGGTTTGGCTTCAGCTTTGTCTTATCTACACCATGAGTGTGAGCAGCAAGTGGTTCACAGAGACATTAAAACGAGCAACATAATGCTTGACATATACTTCAACGCTAGGCTTGGACATTTCGGTCTGGCTAGACTCACGGAGCATGATAAGAGCCCTGTCTCAACCTTGACCGCTGGCACAATGGGCTATCTCGCACCAGAGTACCTCCAGTACGGCACTGCGACTGAGAAAACAGATGCTTTTAGCTACGGAGTGGTGATTCTAGAGGTTGCTTGTGGGAGAAGGCCAATAGATAAAGAACCAGAGAGTCAAAAGACAGTGAATCTAGTGGACTGGGTCTGGAGATTGCACAGTGAAGGAAAAGTTCTTGAAGCTGTGGATGGGAGATTGAAAGGTGAGTTTGATGAAGAAACTGTTGCTTGTGGGTCTTAAATGTGCTCACCCAGATAGTAATGAGAGACCATCAATGAGACGTGTTCTGCAGATACTTAACAATGAGGTTGAGCCTAGTCCGGTTCCGAAGAAGAAACCTACATTGTCTTTCTCTTGTGGGTTAAGTCTCGATGACATTGtttcagaagatgaagaaggagacaGCATCGTGTACGTTGTATCTTAGTTAgaatatatcttttaatattctttctttctgataGATAATTTTCAGTTCATTTGCTTGATTTTGTATAACAACACAATGTGTGGCCTTTGGTTCAATGAGTTTATATTGAACGATTAGGTTTCTGTTTTCATATAAACACATCTCAGAAACTAgaataaaaatagatttgatTTACAGAGCaatcaaaaagcaaaaacacaGTTTCAAGATCATCAAAGACTGATCTAGTTACGTACCTTACTTGATAGTGAAGAAACTTTGTTGAAGAAATCAGAGTATATACATAACATGTACGCTCACACGACACGGTCACATAACATGGCGCAAATGCGCGATGATGGTGGCAGAAGGAAAGAGAGCACACTCCCGACAAGGGCAAAACTATCTTTTTGCTAATCCCAGGTTGTGCTCTCTTTCTTCTGTCAAcatttctccatcttcttctccgggagaaag
It encodes the following:
- the LOC104726130 gene encoding uncharacterized protein LOC104726130 isoform X1, with protein sequence MFSVKENPRGKPENVKIENLFVQIFERKRRIVDQVKQQVDLYDHHLASKCLLAGVSPPPWLWSPYLPSQTSELNKEEIISELLYPSSRPSIICPFSYQRPVRFLADNVVRQDLTSVVNNNPIEEQLLEEEPQHDLSHNLVRHVSNHSHEQDANIASPRDVHEKEGLPESVSIDCRENQSCSSPEHSQNQTVETNLDATFPGCSQGEKVLKSVSTTGCEQKLSPPGYRQEETDPDAYLDPGLSLAKMQRSRSRQKALELRSSAKASKSRSKSRSDLKSSQDGNIGFGIASLRSDSVSEIKLFKHDENDEGCRDEVENSNSQDKGGDQCIKTSLTTESFTLHQKVDSVKKSSSGDAYASSVPESLLESGHVNDIDILQCNETTNEVSAEVDEQVDDPKSRTCNETAYLDGSTEQVDDPKSRTCNETAYLDGSTRSKSSSQDSAKEKHQKSSKSVSGNFQTRYSNPAHWADHEVELPQAIPMANELSMMTDAGTSIFQCEIIARSRSNAREDRSKTEHSGSLSSAIDVEPRDSISILHGSHAKDSLDPSTVDVEGLIVENITSNGQSEEKGECVDTNRCSSAERVSQTGISPDETFCAGAIQGSMSKTELLGFFESLSVELQSGDSVMHSDDESVSLKPTAVIGEGSLVEEDNNGVPIEISSISNSRSSNQTDITVVEPLVVESILQESGTPENLIDHSKRCDISCGSKEVLPLGSVTNAGSSQSHERISRPRCSAIEEESANEYKALSVGSYHKSADKQLEVREGNSSLRTPDRPVFVKPASTHFDDNEECYFDEVPVKIQEKSMMKKVPTPASAVKVFDLPSLTAFGVNLSADNEMDDIEEHSGLKIEMAQEMESHARHSGLKVGEDEPAESNTFTGHIGASRKRAQHETSYEKGVPPITGDEKCTETEDSHDPGCSIQEFFCSSSSIGGSMRQNKRRRTLEKTTSRVLSPSPGGDNLELDSVRETVHHREEVACHNLDNYDVELQKMIGSASSDHYGVELQKMIGYASSAELRFDESYLFKEAALMSPASLSFRPEQLSVQRSQIAPDHGVRSENIHFLPFAGETSHGLASCIVRDSDGSPCIPPLGLISSDDGSPPVLEGFLIQTDDENRSGSKNQLNHDNFQLPKTTAESAAMIEQICKSACRTTPSLHLAKTFKYDGKLELDQSVSTELFDGMFFSQKLEGSSVFDNLGINHDYTERSYTDSLPLSGAGSSAEARNPCTSPTEKLWYRSLQKSSSSEKRSSQTPDLPCISEENENVEEEAENLCTNTPKSMRSEKQRSSILELPCIAEENENMEEISEAVNEASGSERENVSAEMKPLGDVNEEDPMKFLPLVSEAKILVDRQSLDSVNTAFSFSAKCNSVKSKVGKQSNRRFTGKGKENQSGAGAKRNVKPPSSRISKPKLSCNSSLATVGPRLPEKEPRHNNIVSNITSFVPLVQQQKPAPALITGKRDVKVKALEAAEASKRIAEQKEIDRKLKKEAMKLERARQEQENLRKQEIEKKKKEDDRKKKEAEMAWKQEMEKKKKEEERKRKEFEMADRKRQREVEDKKVKEAKRQRIAEIQRQQREADEKLQAEKELIRQAMDARIKAQKELKEDQNNAEKTRGQANTRIPEVRSKSNSSDDTNNLRSSRDNYFKVISNPGKMSEEPNMGFEEMGESYDISPYKCSDDEEEEEDDNDAMSNKKFVPTWASKSNVTLAVIPQQNLDPQITFPVKRKCDISEVLLPPRFQSR
- the LOC104726130 gene encoding uncharacterized protein LOC104726130 isoform X2, which codes for MFSVKENPRGKPENVKIENLFVQIFERKRRIVDQVKQQVDLYDHHLASKCLLAGVSPPPWLWSPYLPSQTSELNKEEIISELLYPSSRPSIICPFSYQRPVRFLADNVVRQDLTSVVNNNPIEEQLLEEEPQHDLSHNLVRHVSNHSHEQDANIASPRDVHEKEGLPESVSIDCRENQSCSSPEHSQNQTVETNLDATFPGCSQGEKVLKSVSTTGCEQKLSPPGYRQEETDPDAYLDPGLSLAKMQRSRSRQKALELRSSAKASKSRSKSRSDLKSSQDGNIGFGIASLRSDSVSEIKLFKHDENDEGCRDEVENSNSQDKGGDQCIKTSLTTESFTLHQKVDSVKKSSSGDAYASSVPESLLESGHVNDIDILQCNETTNEVSAEVDEQVDDPKSRTCNETAYLDGSTEQVDDPKSRTCNETAYLDGSTRSKSSSQDSAKEKHQKSSKSVSGNFQTRYSNPAHWADHEVELPQAIPMANELSMMTDAGTSIFQCEIIARSRSNAREDRSKTEHSGSLSSAIDVEPRDSISILHGSHAKDSLDPSTVDVEGLIVENITSNGQSEEKGECVDTNRCSSAERVSQTGISPDETFCAGAIQGSMSKTELLGFFESLSVELQSGDSVMHSDDESVSLKPTAVIGEGSLVEEDNNGVPIEISSISNSRSSNQTDITVVEPLVVESILQESGTPENLIDHSKRCDISCGSKEVLPLGSVTNAGSSQSHERISRPRCSAIEEESANEYKALSVGSYHKSADKQLEVREGNSSLRTPDRPVFVKPASTHFDDNEECYFDEVPVKIQEKSMMKKVPTPASAVKVFDLPSLTAFGVNLSADNEMDDIEEHSGLKIEMAQEMESHARHSGLKVGEDEPAESNTFTGHIGASRKRAQHETSYEKGVPPITGDEKCTETEDSHDPGCSIQEFFCSSSSIGGSMRQNKRRRTLEKTTSRVLSPSPGGDNLELDSVRETVHHREEVACHNLDNYDVELQKMIGSASSDHYGVELQKMIGYASSAELRFDESYLFKEAALMSPASLSFRPEQLSVQRSQIAPDHGVRSENIHFLPFAGETSHGLASCIVRDSDGSPCIPPLGLISSDDGSPPVLEGFLIQTDDENRSGSKNQLNHDNFQLPKTTAESAAMIEQICKSACRTTPSLHLAKTFKYDGKLELDQSVSTELFDGMFFSQKLEGSSVFDNLGINHDYTERSYTDSLPLSGAGSSAEARNPCTSPTEKLWYRSLQKSSSSEKRSSQTPDLPCISEENENVEEEAENLCTNTPKSMRSEKQRSSILELPCIAEENENMEEISEAVNEASGSERENVSAEMKPLGDVNEEDPMKFLPLVSEAKILVDRQSLDSVNTAFSFSAKCNSVKSKVGKQSNRRFTGKGPRLPEKEPRHNNIVSNITSFVPLVQQQKPAPALITGKRDVKVKALEAAEASKRIAEQKEIDRKLKKEAMKLERARQEQENLRKQEIEKKKKEDDRKKKEAEMAWKQEMEKKKKEEERKRKEFEMADRKRQREVEDKKVKEAKRQRIAEIQRQQREADEKLQAEKELIRQAMDARIKAQKELKEDQNNAEKTRGQANTRIPEVRSKSNSSDDTNNLRSSRDNYFKVISNPGKMSEEPNMGFEEMGESYDISPYKCSDDEEEEEDDNDAMSNKKFVPTWASKSNVTLAVIPQQNLDPQITFPVKRKCDISEVLLPPRFQSR